The DNA segment AGCCCCGGGCGCTGGTGGTGGACTCCATCCAGACCATGTACCTGCCGGAGCTGGGCAGCGCGCCGGGGAGCATCTCCCAGGTGCGCGAGGTGGCCGGGCGCTTCATGGCCTACGCCAAGCGCAGCGGCGTGCCCACCTTCCTCGTGGGCCACGTGACGAAGGAGGGCTCCATCGCGGGCCCGCGCGTGCTCGAGCACATGGTGGACACCGTCCTCTACTTCGAGGGCGAGCGCGGCCACCCCTTCCGGATTCTGCGGGCGCACAAGAACCGCTTCGGCTCGACGAACGAGATCGGCGTCTTCGAGATGAAGGGCGCGGGGCTCGTGGAGGTGGCCGACCCCTCGGCGCTCTTCCTCGCCGAGCGCCCGGCGGGCAAGGCGGGCAGCGTGGTGACGTGCACGCTCAATGGCACGCGCCCCCTGCTGGTGGAGGTGCAGGCGCTGGTGGCGCCCACGGGCTACGGCACCGCGCGGCGCACGGCCATCGGCGTGGATGGCAACCGCGTGGCCCTGCTCGCCGCGGTGCTGGAGAAGAAGGAGGACATCCCGCTCGTGGGCTGCGACCTCTTCGTCAACGTGGCCGGCGGCATGCAGTTGTCCGAGCCGGCGTGTGACCTGGCGGTATGCGCGGCCCTGGTGAGCAGCCTGCAGAACCGGCCGCTGGAGGCGCACACCCTGGTGCTGGGCGAGGTGGGGCTCGCGGGCGAGGTGCGCGCGGTGGGCCAGGTGGAGCCGCGGCTCGCCGAGGCGGCGAAGATGGGCTTCCAGCGCGCCGTCATCCCCCAGGGCAGCGCCCGGCGGCTCGAGGACTCCAAGCTGGAGGTGATCGGCGTGGAGACGCTGTCCGAGGCGCTCGGCGCCATGTTCGACTGAGCGCGCCCCAGAACGACGACCGGCCCCGCGCCGCGTCCCCCTTCCCAGAGGACCGCGCGAGGCCGGTGCGGATGAGCCGCTCGAGGAGCGGGGATCAGCCGCCGATGTTCTTGAGCACGGACATGCCCATCTCGTGCATCTGCTTCATCAGCTGAGCGATGAGCTGGTTGAGCTCCTGCTCCTTCTGCATCTTCATCTGGGCCTCCAGGAAGGGCTTCATCTCGGCGGGGGCCGTCGCGAGCATCTGGCTCTGGGCCGCGCTCAGACCGCCCATGGCACCCTTGGTAGCATCCGCAATCGAGGACAGAGAGGACATGTGATTTTCCTTGGGCCCGCTCGGGGCCGAAGCTGAGGTTCGAATCCAACTGCTTGATAAATTGGTTATCGATTCTTGAGAGCCGGAGTTTCCTCGCGGATTTTCGGAGCCATTTTCGGGAGACTTCGCAGCCCCCCCCAGGGAGCCCACTCCCGAGTCCCGGCTCGCGCGGGACGAGGCCTTGGATGCCCTGGCGGCGGTGCTCACCCGGCACTTCGGTGCGTCCGTGGTGGCGGGCACGGGAGAGCGCGCGAACCATGCCGCGCGCCGCGCCCGGGAGCTGCTGAGGGAGCGGATGGAGCAGGATCCCGGGCTCGACGAGCTCGCCCGGCTGTGCGGAGCGGATCGCTTCCAGCTGACACGCGCCTTCCGGAAGGCCTACGGCCTGCCCCCGCATGCCTACCTGGTGCAGCTGCGTCTGGCCGCGGCGCGCAGGAGGCTGGCGGCGGGGGAAACGCCCGCGGAAGTGGCGGCCGCCGTGGGGTTCGCCGACCAGAGCCACCTGGGCCGCTGGTTCCGCCGCGCGTTCGGGCTGACGCCAGCGGCCTACCGCGCGAAGTGCACAAACGTTCCCCAGACGGGGTGGGCTCCGGGCGCTGAGGATGCGCCACGACAACAGGAGAGCCCCACCATGCCCGAGACCTTCACCACCAAGGTCGCGCTCATCGTGCGCGACGACCTCGCCATCTGGCAGCGCTTGAACGTCACCGCCTTCCTCTCCACGGGAATCGCCTCCTCGGCGCCGGAGGCCATTGGCGAGCCCTACGAGGATGCCGCGGGCAGGCGCTACAGCCGGATGCTCGGCCAGCCCATGCTTGTCTTCAGCGCCACCCGGGCGCAGCTCCAGGGCACCCATCGCGCCGCGCTGGAGCGCGGACTGGAGGCCGCCGTCTACGTGGGCGCCATGTTCTCCACCGGGAACGACGAGGCGAACCGCGCGGTGTTCCGGGCCGAGAACCCGGAGGATCTCGACCTCGTCGGCCTGGCGATCCGGGGCGACCGGAAACAGGTCGACAAGGCCGTGAAGGGCCTGGCGCTCCACAAGTGAGCCGCGCCCTCAGCTCAGGTAGCGCGCGGCCGGCAAGGGGGCTCGGAGAAAGAGAGGCGGTGCACGACCCGCGTGGCAATCGCGGCACCCCTCTCCGTCACACCGAGGAAACCGGCTCAGCCCGCCTTGCGCATCTTCTCCGCCGACGGCACCACCTCGAGGAAGCGCACCGGTATCCTCTCCACCAGCCGCTCCGTGTACTGGGTGAACAGGCGGTAGAGCACCGGCAGCAGCACCAGCGTCAGCACGCACGCGGAGATCGTCCCCGCCACGATCACCACCGCCAGCGGCTTCTGCGTCTCCGAGCCGATGCCTCGGCTCAAGCACGCCGGCACCAGGCCCAGCGCCGCCAGTGACGCCGTCATCAGCACGGGCCGCAGGCGCTCCGTCGCGCCGTTGAGAATGGCGGACTCCAGCGGTTCACCCGCCTCGCGCCGCTCGGCGATGGCCGACATCACCAGCACGCCGTTGAGCGCCGCCTGGCCGATGAGCGCGATGAAGCCCACCGCCGCCGCCACCGACAGCGGCATGCCCGCGAGGAACAGGCCGAAGACGCCCCCGATCAGCGCGAAGGGCACGTTCATCAGCGTGATGACCGCCCGGCCGAACGAGTTGAACGCCTTGAAGAGCAGCAGCAGCGTCAACACGAGCGCCACCGGCACCACCGTCAGCAGCCGGTGCATCGCGCGCTCCTTGCTCTCGAACTCGCCGCCCCACTCGATGCTCACGCTCTGGGGCAGGGGCACGTCCCTGGCCACCTTCGCGCGGGCCTCCTCCACGAACGAGCCCATGTCGCGCCCACGCACGTTCATACGGATGCCGATGTAGCGCCGGCCATTCTCGCGGTTGATGGACGCACGGCCCTGGCCGTTGCCCACCTGGGCCAGCGCCTCGAGCGGCACCGTCACTCCGCCGTCCACCGGAACGCGCAGCTTGCGGATCTTCTCCACGTCGTCGCGGCTGGAGGAGGGCAGACGCATGACGACGTCGAAGCGCCGCTCACCGTCCCAGAACTCGCTCACCGGCTGGCCGCTGAGCGCCGTCTGCAGCACGTGCTGGAACTCGCCCATGTCCATGCCGTAGCGCGCGAGCGCCACCCGGTCCGGCGTCACCTGCACCTGCAACACCGCCGCGCTCTTCACCAGGCCCAGGTCCGCCACGCCCTCCACATGGGAGATGCTGTTCTTCACCTTCTCCGCCAGCTCCTGCAGCGCCGCCAGGTCGTCACCGAAGAGCTTCACGGCGATCTGCCCCTGCTGGCCGGAGATGCTCTCGTTGACGTTGTCGCCGATGGGCTGACTGAAGTTCACCTCCAGGCCGGGAATGCCATCGATGGGCTTCTTGAGCGCGTCCATCACCAGGTCGAGCGTGGGCGTCTCCTTGGGCCACTCGTGGGGCGGCTTGAGCTTGACGAAGAACTCCAGGTTGTTGGCCAGCTTGGCGTCCGTGCCGTCCTCGGGGCGGCCCAGGGCGGAGAGCACCTGCTCCACCTGCGGCGCCTGCTCGATGAGGTGGGTGATGCGCGGCACCAGCTTGCGGCCCTCGGTGAGGGAGACATTGGGGGGCAGGCTGAAGGTCATGTAGATGCTGCCCTCGTTGAGCGCGGGGAGGAACTCGCTGCCCAGCCGCGGCACCATCACCCCCGCCACCAGCAGGCCCGCCGTGGCCACGCCCAGCACC comes from the Cystobacter ferrugineus genome and includes:
- the radA gene encoding DNA repair protein RadA gives rise to the protein MAKAKTHYACQACGYQSAKWLGKCPDCGAWSSLVEETETKADEKRPAWGASGGASKPVRLREVSGEQEQRRHTGIAEFDRVLGGGVVDGSLVLLGGDPGIGKSTLLLSALDRLGHAGPVLYVSGEESLRQTKMRAERLRVEGESIHLFAETDAERVLSVAESLKPRALVVDSIQTMYLPELGSAPGSISQVREVAGRFMAYAKRSGVPTFLVGHVTKEGSIAGPRVLEHMVDTVLYFEGERGHPFRILRAHKNRFGSTNEIGVFEMKGAGLVEVADPSALFLAERPAGKAGSVVTCTLNGTRPLLVEVQALVAPTGYGTARRTAIGVDGNRVALLAAVLEKKEDIPLVGCDLFVNVAGGMQLSEPACDLAVCAALVSSLQNRPLEAHTLVLGEVGLAGEVRAVGQVEPRLAEAAKMGFQRAVIPQGSARRLEDSKLEVIGVETLSEALGAMFD
- a CDS encoding DUF2000 family protein: MDALAAVLTRHFGASVVAGTGERANHAARRARELLRERMEQDPGLDELARLCGADRFQLTRAFRKAYGLPPHAYLVQLRLAAARRRLAAGETPAEVAAAVGFADQSHLGRWFRRAFGLTPAAYRAKCTNVPQTGWAPGAEDAPRQQESPTMPETFTTKVALIVRDDLAIWQRLNVTAFLSTGIASSAPEAIGEPYEDAAGRRYSRMLGQPMLVFSATRAQLQGTHRAALERGLEAAVYVGAMFSTGNDEANRAVFRAENPEDLDLVGLAIRGDRKQVDKAVKGLALHK